The DNA segment GTGACTACATGAAGGCGCCGGGCAGGAAGCCGACCGGCAAGCTCGGCCGACCTGACGGCCAGGGTGTCACACGCGGTCCCGCCGCCCAGTCGCCGAATGCCGTTCGTCCCGGCGTAGCGGCCGCGCCGGAGAACCCGACCTGGGTGTCGTCCTGGGCAACGGCCTATCCGGGTCTGCTGTCCATCGGCGGACATGTGAAGCTGCCCAAGCGTGGGTCGACCTACAGCGGAATGTGGTTCTACGTCCTGGACGAGGCGGGCAACTTCGTCATCCAGCAGGAGATCAAGAAGTCGACGGACGACCCCAGCGGCGACACGTCGCCTACCGGGGTCTGGTGCTACGACTGGTGGTCAAGTAACTCCTACCCAACCGACGAGTGCTTCTGGTGGGCCAGCAACGCTCTTGGCGGCCCTCTCCAGGACGGCAAGAAGTACTACGCGTGGATCTTCCTGAACAGCTCTGACGGATCATCCAGCCCGCAGGGAACGACCTCCCCGCTGGTGGAAGCCTTCTACACCCCGGTCATCCCCGGCGCTCAGGCCGGCATCTGCACCTGCTACGCGCAGGCCCACCGTGCCGACCCGGTCAACACGGCGACCGGCATGTTCTACGAACAGCTCACCGACGCCTCCCTGGTGGGCGCCGGTGTTCCACTCACTCTGGAGCGCACCTACCGGTCTGACTCGACCGTCACCGGCCTCCTCGGACGCGGCTGGTCCACCCCGTTCGACACGAGTCTGGCGGTCGCGACGGGCAAGGTGACGTACCGGTCGGACGACGGGGCGTCGTTCGTGTTCACGCAGGCCAGTGACGGCTCCTACACATCCCCAGCGGGGTCTGCGGCCAAGCTGGTCAAGGGCACCAGCACCTACACGATCACCACTCCGGACCACATCAAGCGGACCTTCGACAGCGCCGGGCTGCTCACCGCTGTGGTCGACACCGCAGGCAAGGGCCTGAGCCTGACCTACACCTCCGGGAAGCTCGCGTCCATCAAGGATGCAGCCGGCCGTACCACCTCCTTCACGGTCGGCAGTGACGGGCTGCTGTCCAAGGTGGCTCTGCCTGACGGCACTTCGGTGTCCTACACCTACACGGCCGGCTTGCTGACCTCGGTGACCGACCCTGCGGGCAGAGCGTCGTCCTACGCGTACGGCACCGACAAGCGGCTGTCCTCCTACACCGACCCGGCGGGCGGCAAGGTCGCCAACTCCTACGACACTTCCGGCCGGATCAAGTCCCAGACCGACCAGAACGGCAAGACGACCGCGTTCACCTGGGACGGCAAGAGCGAGTCGCACACCACGGCGCCCGACGGTGGCGTGTGGACAGATGTCTACGCCGGCAACGTCCTGATGGAGACGATCGACCCGTACGGCAAGAGCGTCAGCTACGACTACGACCGCTACCTGCATCCCGTCGCGATCACCGACCAGCGCGGCAACACCACCTCCATGACCTACGACAGCGCCGGGCGCATGCTCACCCGCAGCGCACCGTCGGCGCTGGGCTACTCGGAGAGCTGGACCTACGACTCGGCCGGCAACATCACCAGCCACACCGACGGCCGAGGCAACAAGACGACGTACACGTACAACTCTTCGAACCAACTGACGGCTGCCACTGACCCGTTGACTGGCAAGATCGCCTACACCTACACCGGACTCGGCGCCCTGGCGACCGTGACCACCCCGCGCGGCAAGACCACCACCTACGGGTACGACACGGCGGGCAACCGGACCTCGGTCACCACCCCGCTGAACGAGAAGACGACCTTCACGTACGACAAGGCCGGCCGCGTACTGACCAAGACAGACCCACGCGGCAACGTCTCAGGCGCCGACCCGGCCGCCTTCACCACGACGTACACCTACGACGGCCGGGGACTGCTCAGCTCGGCCACCGACCCGCTGGGTCACACCACGGCCTACGAGTACAACGGCGCCGAGCAGGTGACGTCCGTGCGGAACCCGGCGGGCGACAACAGCACGTTCGCCTACGACGACACCGGAAACCTGACCCGCGCCACCGATCCCTCCAACGCCTTCGTCAGCCGCGTCTACGACGCGAGCGGACGCCTCACCTCCGAGACCAACGAGGCTGGCGGCAAGACCACTTACACCTACGACAAAGTCGGCCGCCTGCTGAGCAGCGTCTCCCCGCGCGGCAACGTCTCCGGCGCCGACCCGGCCGCCTACACCACGAGTTACACCTACGACGCCGCCGGGAACCGCACCGCGGTCACCGGACCCACGGGGGCGTCCACGACGACGACCTACGACGCGATCAACCGGCCGCTCGTGGTCACCGACCCCCGCAAAAGCACCACGAGCTACACCTACGACGCGAACGACAACGTCACCAAGGTCACGGATGCCGCGTCCAAGACGGTCACCTCCGTCTACGACAAGAACAACCGGCTCACCAGCAGCACCAACCAACTGACGAAGACCACCGCGTACGCCTACGACACCGACGGCAACCTGCTCAGCCGCACCTCCCCCCTGGGCGGCAAGGCAAGTTGGACCTACGACGCGGACGGGCGGCAGGCCACCTCGGTCGACCCGCGCGGCAACGTCTCCGGGGCGGACCCGGCCCAGTACACGACCACCTACGGCTACGACCCGGCCGGCAACACCACCACGGTCACCGACCCGCTCGGGGGCGTGACAACCACCGCCTACGACGCGGTGAACAACGTCCTCAAGCAGACCGACGCCGACAAACGCGCCACCGACTACGGCTACGACAAGCTCGACCACCTCACCGAGGTCACCGCCCCCGGCGGCGCGAAGACCGCCTTCACCCGTGACAGCACCGGCAACGTCACCACCCGCACCGACGCCAACGACCACGTCACCACCTACGGCTACGACACGGCCCACCGCCTCACGTCCGTCAGCGATCCGCTGAAACGTGAGACGGCCTACGAGTACGACGCCGAGAACAACCTCACCAGGAAGACCACCCCACGCGGGATCACGGGCTACACCTACGATCCCCGCGGCCTGCTCACCAAGGTCGACTACTCCGACTCCACACCGGACGTGACGTACGGCTACGACGCAGCCGGACAGATGACCGCCCGCGCCAACTCCAAGATGTCCGAGGACTTCGTCTACGACGCCCTCGGCAACCTCACCAAGACCCGCGGCTTCGCCTACACCTACGACGCCGCCGGACAGATGCTCACCCGCAAGTACTCCGACGGCAACACGATCACCTACACCCACGACAACGACGGCCGCATCGCCACCATGGCGGCCGACGGCAAGACCACCACCTACACCTGGGACGTGGCCGGCAACCTCACCACGTCCGCACTGCCCAACACCGAGACAGAGGACCGCACCTACGACCGCGCGGGCCGTCTCACCGCCGTCACCTCGGCCAAGGCCGGCACCACGGTCACCAAGACCGCGCTCACCCTCTCGGCCGCGGGCCTGCCCTCCCACATAGACGTCACCAGGGCCAGTATCGGAAGCGGCGGCTACGACCTCACCTACGACCCCGCCGGCCGCCTCACCGCCGGCTGCGCACCCCAGCCCTGGGCCACCGGCTGCCCCACCACCCGCGCCACGTCCTACACCTACGACAAGGTCGGCAACCGCCTGACCTCCACCCTGGGTACCACCTCGACCAACTACGCCTACGACGCGGCCGACCAGCTCACCTCAAGCACCACCGGCTCCGCCATCACCGCGTACGGCTACGACGACGAGGGCAACCAGAACAAGGCGGGCAACGACACCTTCACCTACGACCTCGCCGGCCAGATCTCCGCCGCCACCGTGGCAGGGGCCGCCTACACCTACGACCACGACGCCGAGGGCAACCAGGTCACCGCCAGCAAGGACGGCGCGGTCACCAATCGCACCCAGTGGGACCCGAACGCCGCGCTGCCCATCCTGGCCAGCGAGTACGACAGCGCCTGGGCCCTGAAGCAGTCCTACCGCTACGACCCGCTCGGCCAGCCCACCGCCACCGCGACGGGCACCGGGTCACTCTTCTACTACCACCACGACACCCAGGGCTCGCCGGTCGACGTCACCGGCAACACCGGCACCCTGTACCAGCGCTGGTCCTACGACTCCTTCGGCACCCGAGTCCTGGCCACCGCCACCAGCGGCGCCCCCGCGAGCACCCCGTCCTACACCGGCGCCCGCTACGAGACCACCACCGGCAACCTCGACCTCCACGCCCGCCAGTACAACACCGGCACCGGCCGCTTCACCCGAACCGACCCCGCCACCCGCGACCAGGCGACGCCGTACGTCTCGCCCTACGCCTACGCCGACAACACACCCAGCCTGCTGACCGACCCCAGCGGGCTGACCCCCGCCGACCCTGATGACGAGCACGTCCACAGCCTCGGCCAAGTCCTCGGCATCTTCGGCAACGCCTTCGTCGACGTCTTCAAGTCGCCGTTCGTGTTCATGGGCGACGTCCACGACGCCTTCACCGGCGAGAACGGCGGCGCCGGCGGCTTCGTCGACAAGTACCTCCCCATCCGCCCCGCCTACCGCCTCTACCGCGCCGAGAGCATGCTCCGCGACCAGGGCTGCGACACCTTGGCCGACCTGTACAGGGACGCGGCAGATGAACTCACCCAGCAGATCGCCGTCACCGGGGTCGGCGGGCTGACCGGCTGGCGCCGGGACGTCTACGAGTCCGAGACTTCCGTCCTGAGATCGGAAGGAGCGGTTCCCAAGCGTGGCGTGCTCGATCAATCCGCCAAGACGTTCG comes from the Streptomyces seoulensis genome and includes:
- a CDS encoding DUF6531 domain-containing protein — its product is MTLGERRKQVTRHRLDRSPVSDYMKAPGRKPTGKLGRPDGQGVTRGPAAQSPNAVRPGVAAAPENPTWVSSWATAYPGLLSIGGHVKLPKRGSTYSGMWFYVLDEAGNFVIQQEIKKSTDDPSGDTSPTGVWCYDWWSSNSYPTDECFWWASNALGGPLQDGKKYYAWIFLNSSDGSSSPQGTTSPLVEAFYTPVIPGAQAGICTCYAQAHRADPVNTATGMFYEQLTDASLVGAGVPLTLERTYRSDSTVTGLLGRGWSTPFDTSLAVATGKVTYRSDDGASFVFTQASDGSYTSPAGSAAKLVKGTSTYTITTPDHIKRTFDSAGLLTAVVDTAGKGLSLTYTSGKLASIKDAAGRTTSFTVGSDGLLSKVALPDGTSVSYTYTAGLLTSVTDPAGRASSYAYGTDKRLSSYTDPAGGKVANSYDTSGRIKSQTDQNGKTTAFTWDGKSESHTTAPDGGVWTDVYAGNVLMETIDPYGKSVSYDYDRYLHPVAITDQRGNTTSMTYDSAGRMLTRSAPSALGYSESWTYDSAGNITSHTDGRGNKTTYTYNSSNQLTAATDPLTGKIAYTYTGLGALATVTTPRGKTTTYGYDTAGNRTSVTTPLNEKTTFTYDKAGRVLTKTDPRGNVSGADPAAFTTTYTYDGRGLLSSATDPLGHTTAYEYNGAEQVTSVRNPAGDNSTFAYDDTGNLTRATDPSNAFVSRVYDASGRLTSETNEAGGKTTYTYDKVGRLLSSVSPRGNVSGADPAAYTTSYTYDAAGNRTAVTGPTGASTTTTYDAINRPLVVTDPRKSTTSYTYDANDNVTKVTDAASKTVTSVYDKNNRLTSSTNQLTKTTAYAYDTDGNLLSRTSPLGGKASWTYDADGRQATSVDPRGNVSGADPAQYTTTYGYDPAGNTTTVTDPLGGVTTTAYDAVNNVLKQTDADKRATDYGYDKLDHLTEVTAPGGAKTAFTRDSTGNVTTRTDANDHVTTYGYDTAHRLTSVSDPLKRETAYEYDAENNLTRKTTPRGITGYTYDPRGLLTKVDYSDSTPDVTYGYDAAGQMTARANSKMSEDFVYDALGNLTKTRGFAYTYDAAGQMLTRKYSDGNTITYTHDNDGRIATMAADGKTTTYTWDVAGNLTTSALPNTETEDRTYDRAGRLTAVTSAKAGTTVTKTALTLSAAGLPSHIDVTRASIGSGGYDLTYDPAGRLTAGCAPQPWATGCPTTRATSYTYDKVGNRLTSTLGTTSTNYAYDAADQLTSSTTGSAITAYGYDDEGNQNKAGNDTFTYDLAGQISAATVAGAAYTYDHDAEGNQVTASKDGAVTNRTQWDPNAALPILASEYDSAWALKQSYRYDPLGQPTATATGTGSLFYYHHDTQGSPVDVTGNTGTLYQRWSYDSFGTRVLATATSGAPASTPSYTGARYETTTGNLDLHARQYNTGTGRFTRTDPATRDQATPYVSPYAYADNTPSLLTDPSGLTPADPDDEHVHSLGQVLGIFGNAFVDVFKSPFVFMGDVHDAFTGENGGAGGFVDKYLPIRPAYRLYRAESMLRDQGCDTLADLYRDAADELTQQIAVTGVGGLTGWRRDVYESETSVLRSEGAVPKRGVLDQSAKTFDEAEGRIAELLLSEGKNVTALVESVIDGVRTPDAEVNGVRTEFKSLEPGASANTVKNALNKAKGQARHAIIDVRGTGLSEDGARDGLGKFLRNNPPGRMDYIRIVGDAYDITYP